Proteins encoded together in one Megalops cyprinoides isolate fMegCyp1 chromosome 20, fMegCyp1.pri, whole genome shotgun sequence window:
- the tpgs1 gene encoding tubulin polyglutamylase complex subunit 1, translating into MAEKRRSGVAAILSDSKPAKPDTDEEFLSQLGVGVLLRGALLKLVEARSEDPIGFLADHFSNLASESENGAAGCGDGEKDKATQEQRLARALWHLKLAHHSQRSAFNNNVRIAYELLMQGGPRRGGGGGVRGRIYTEMLRSLCCEGEVSESTAAPLLRRIQCHDHEAVPFELFRQGVLTCVVFSDYVRTSRSLYIVVRPSPEAQAQRALCQAVLGALRDALDTSQCADSARYLEASAKIAPCRLAKAMASAYKPRGGLGGSVMDPKEFEGAAAALFIARVRVLS; encoded by the exons ATGGCGGAGAAGAGGAGGTCAGGTGTAGCGGCGATCCTGTCCGACTCCAAACCTGCGAAACCAGATACAGACGAAGAGTTTCTTTCTCAGCTCGGAGTCGGAGTGCTGCTTCGAGGGGCTCTTCTGAAGCTGGTGGAGGCCAGGTCGGAAGACCCGATAGGGTTTTTGGCAGACCATTTCAGTAATTTAGCATCGGAATCCGAAAACGGGGCAGCAGGGTGTGGCGATGGAGAGAAAGATAAAGCCACACAGGAGCAACGACTGGCGAGAGCTCTGTGGCACCTCAAATTGGCGCATCATTCCCAGAG GTCTGCCTTCAACAACAATGTGCGCATTGCCTATGAGCTGCTGATGCAGGGAGGTCCGCGCCggggcgggggaggaggggtgcgGGGCCGGATCTATACGGAAATGCTGCGTAGCCTGTGCTGTGAAGGGGAGGTGTCCGAGTCAACCGCCGCCCCTCTCCTGCGCCGGATCCAGTGTCACGACCATGAGGCCGTGCCGTTCGAGCTCTTCCGGCAGGGGGTGCTGACGTGTGTGGTGTTCTCGGATTACGTGAGGACGTCCCGGTCGCTGTACATCGTGGTGCGCCCCAGCCCTGAGGCCCAGGCTCAGAGAGCCCtgtgtcaggctgtgctggGGGCCCTGCGGGATGCCCTGGACACCTCACAGTGCGCTGACTCCGCCCGCTACCTGGAGGCCAGCGCCAAgatcgccccctgcaggctggcCAAGGCGATGGCGTCGGCTTACAAGCCCCGTGGAGGCCTGGGCGGTTCCGTCATGGACCCCAAGGAGTTTGAGGGTGCAGCGGCCGCACTTTTCATCGCGCGAGTCCGAGTTCTATCCTGA
- the LOC118795672 gene encoding RNA polymerase II elongation factor ELL-like produces MAALKEDQCYGLSCGRLSNGSNVSVFHVKLTDSALRAIEGYQSNKGLSARPTIRFCGNQGKITIPRSESPNEVQTFAFDLSNVGRDNPQGSFDCIQQYTASDGSARLDCLAGIQDKITVCATDDSYQKARQSMAQAEEENRGRGAIVIKPSGRFVGKRVQIRKPAPGLSDVAPSRRTPRPVLIGRAVKKSGGGAQQRPLRERLAHLLALKPYSKPELILRLQKDGLSAQDKDTLDGLLQEVANLNARDNTFTLKDCLFKEIQKDWPGYTEGDQQLLKRILVRKLCQSQNSTSVPGENPVSPPKEPANSSPSQKRPAAEFIDPLANKKQRISHLASKASGPVNGKLSSSNGKEVGGAQAVAAAQSADGVSSSQLPLLDIPRPCDPLSDVSNDSSHNGRDGDGQEGALAERLSQPPSLPGSAAQPLPGPAPPPPVPSQAGETASVSLHGKSKKKSKKHKDKEKSKERERRAGEESKAKLSTSTDSLNNTVPCTSTDLNGTCSVPTSTDTADYLLKYTVIDSQEQRQSYKNDFNVEYSEYRDLHARIESITRHFTLLDSELKQLQHGTDSYKTIHNQILQEYRKIKKTNPNYSQERNRCEYLHNKLAHIKKLISEYDQQQLQNWH; encoded by the exons GGACTGTCTGCACGACCCACTATCCGTTTCTGTGGAAACCAAGGG aaaATCACCATACCACGGTCGGAAAGCCCCAACGAGGTGCAGACGTTCGCCTTTGACCTGTCCAATGTGGGGAGGGACAACCCACAGGGCAGCTTCGACTGCATCCAGCAGTACACGGCCAG TGACGGCAGCGCTCGGCTGGACTGCCTGGCCGGGATCCAAGACAAGATCACGGTGTGCGCCACGGACGACTCGTACCAGAAGGCCCGGCAGAGCATGGCCCAGGCGGAGGAGGAGAACCGCGGCCGCGGCGCCATCGTCATCAAGCCCAGCGGGAGGTTTGTGG GCAAGCGGGTGCAGATCCGGAAGCCGGCGCCGGGCCTGTCGGACGTGGCCCCCTCGCGGCGGACGCCCCGGCCCGTGCTCATCGGCCGCGCGGTGAAGAAGAGCGGGGGCGGGGCCCAGCAGCGGCCGCTGCGCGAGCGCCTGGCCCACCTGCTGGCGCTGAAGCCCTACAGCAAACCCGAGCTCATCCTGCGGCTGCAGAAGGACGGCCTCTCCGCCCAGGACAAGGACACGCTGGACGGCCTGCTGCAGGAG GTAGCAAACCTGAACGCGAGAGACAACACATTCACCCTGAAGGACTGCCTGTTCAAGGAGATACAGAAGGACTGGCCAGGGTACACCGAGGGCGACCAGCAGCTGCTCAAGCGCATCCTTGTTCG gaaACTGTGTCAGTCCCAGAACAGCACCTCTGTCCCCGGAGAGAATCCGGTCAGCCCCCCAAAAGAGCCAGCGAACTCCTCCCCATCCCAG aaACGGCCTGCTGCGGAGTTCATCGACCCCCTGGCCAACAAGAAGCAGAGGATTTCGCACCTGGCCAGCAAAGCGTCCGGGCCCGTTAACGGGAAGCTGAGCTCGTCCAATGGGAAGGAGGTGGGCGGGGCACAGGCGGTGGCGGCGGCGCAGAGCGCGGACGGCGTGAGCAGCTcccagctccccctgctggataTCCCGCGCCCCTGCGACCCGCTGTCGGACGTCAGCAACGACTCCAGCCACAACGGCCGGGACGGCGATggccaggagggggcgctggCGGAGAGGCTGAGCCAGCCACCCTCGCTCCCTGGGTCAGCGGCCCAGCCCCTgcccggccccgcccctcccccgcccGTCCCCAGCCAGGCAGGGGAGACCGCCTCCGTCTCGCTGCACGGCAAGTCCAAAAAGAAGTCAAAGAAGCACAAAGACAAGGAGAAGtccaaggagagggagaggagggcaggggaggaGAGCAAAGCCAAGCTGTCGACCAGCACTGACAGCCTGAACAACACTGTTCCATGCACCAGCACAG ACCTGAATGGCACCTGCAGTGTTCCCACGTCAACAGACACGGCAGACTATTTATT GAAGTACACGGTGATCGACTCCCAGGAGCAGCGGCAGAGCTACAAGAACGACTTTAACGTGGAGTACAGCGAGTACCGAGACCTGCACGCCCGCATCGAGAGCATCACGCGCCACTTCACCCTGCTGGACTCTGAGCTCAAACAGCTCCAGCATGGAACGGACAGCTACAAA ACAATCCATAATCAGATTCTACAGGAGTATCGTAAAATTAAAAAG ACAAATCCCAACTATAGCCAAGAGCGGAACCGCTGTGAATACCTACACAACAAACTGGCACACATAAAGAAACTCATATCAGAATACGATCAGCAGCAACTTCAGAACTGGCACTAG